One stretch of Bacteroidota bacterium DNA includes these proteins:
- the sppA gene encoding signal peptide peptidase SppA has product MSKTAKWLIGIFAVLAIFFFFIVVSFMMLFNDSDTEDVSSGSAGTIAVVELNEEIVSSQHIVQQLKRYRENTAVRAIVLRVDSPGGGVAASQEIYEEVKKTREYGKPIVVSMGAVAASGGYYIAVGASRIVANPGSITGSIGVISQFMHVNALLEKIGVTSTTIKSGKLKDAGSPFRTPNEEDKKYFQEMIDDIYDQFVSTVAKERKLEKSLVKKYADGRVFTGRKAYELRLIDTLGTYQDAIKIAAQMAEIYGTPRVIKERKREKLSDMIFGEVRSELTELKNELLNQPIVQYRYHLPQ; this is encoded by the coding sequence ATGAGTAAAACCGCTAAATGGCTGATTGGGATCTTTGCAGTGTTGGCGATTTTCTTTTTTTTCATCGTCGTTTCCTTTATGATGTTGTTTAACGACTCTGATACAGAAGATGTCTCATCCGGATCGGCAGGTACTATTGCTGTAGTAGAATTGAACGAGGAGATTGTTTCTTCACAGCATATTGTACAACAATTAAAGCGATATAGAGAAAATACCGCGGTTCGTGCGATTGTGTTGCGTGTCGATTCTCCCGGGGGTGGCGTTGCTGCAAGTCAGGAAATTTACGAAGAAGTCAAAAAGACAAGAGAATATGGAAAACCGATTGTGGTTTCCATGGGAGCAGTTGCTGCGAGCGGAGGTTATTACATTGCAGTGGGCGCCAGCAGAATCGTTGCAAATCCCGGTTCCATCACCGGAAGTATTGGTGTGATCTCTCAATTTATGCATGTTAATGCATTGCTGGAAAAAATTGGAGTAACATCCACAACTATTAAGAGCGGTAAATTAAAAGATGCCGGCTCTCCGTTCAGAACACCGAATGAAGAGGATAAAAAATATTTTCAGGAAATGATCGATGATATTTATGATCAGTTTGTTTCCACTGTTGCAAAAGAACGCAAATTAGAGAAATCGCTCGTAAAAAAATATGCCGACGGTCGTGTGTTTACGGGACGGAAAGCATATGAATTACGATTGATCGATACACTCGGTACATATCAGGATGCCATTAAAATTGCAGCACAAATGGCGGAAATCTACGGGACACCGAGAGTGATTAAAGAACGAAAACGAGAAAAACTTTCGGATATGATCTTCGGTGAAGTTCGATCCGAGTTAACAGAACTGAAAAACGAATTGCTCAACCAGCCGATCGTTCAATATCGGTACCATCTTCCACAATAG
- a CDS encoding cytochrome C oxidase subunit IV family protein, which yields MSEHQHEESHVIEYGNYIFIWLGLLAFTGITVTVSGINLGNWTIVIALFIACVKSWYVLNYFMHMKYEDKVFKIFIVTAILTFIIFLGFTFWDYSFVR from the coding sequence ATGAGCGAACATCAACACGAAGAATCGCATGTTATTGAGTACGGCAATTATATCTTTATCTGGCTGGGATTGCTGGCATTCACCGGTATTACCGTTACCGTTTCCGGAATTAATCTTGGCAACTGGACGATTGTGATTGCCTTGTTTATTGCATGTGTTAAATCCTGGTATGTTTTGAACTACTTCATGCATATGAAGTATGAGGACAAAGTGTTTAAGATTTTCATAGTTACGGCAATATTGACTTTTATTATTTTCCTGGGATTCACCTTCTGGGATTATTCTTTTGTGAGGTAA
- a CDS encoding DUF4920 domain-containing protein has product MKKIFIISVVSLLLVVSAISGVKKKYGKEITLKESTKISEIVAHPEKFDGKRVLITGPIVDVCKERGCWIKIGSDKEFESIRFKVEDGVIFFPLEIKGKSASAEGIVSVKTYSVEELIKSGEEHAKKEGTTFDPSTVKEPKVVLQIKGEGAQVEVK; this is encoded by the coding sequence ATGAAAAAAATATTCATTATCTCAGTTGTTTCATTGTTACTTGTGGTGTCAGCAATTTCCGGTGTGAAAAAGAAATATGGCAAGGAGATTACATTAAAAGAGTCGACGAAAATATCCGAAATTGTGGCTCATCCGGAAAAATTTGATGGCAAACGGGTGTTGATTACTGGACCGATTGTGGATGTATGCAAAGAACGCGGTTGCTGGATTAAGATCGGCAGCGATAAAGAATTCGAATCGATCCGTTTCAAAGTAGAAGATGGTGTGATCTTTTTTCCGCTTGAGATCAAAGGGAAGAGCGCCTCGGCTGAAGGTATTGTTTCCGTCAAGACATATTCTGTAGAGGAATTGATTAAAAGCGGTGAGGAGCATGCAAAAAAGGAGGGGACAACATTTGATCCTTCAACCGTGAAGGAACCAAAGGTTGTGCTTCAAATTAAAGGCGAAGGCGCACAGGTCGAGGTGAAATGA
- a CDS encoding HU family DNA-binding protein, protein MTKADIVDVIASGTGLTKVETEAVVDGFIQTVIASLRDGKNIEIRGFGSFKVKKRKGRMARNPRTGEQVPVQDHYVPIFKVSKELKSVVNENLMKTLG, encoded by the coding sequence GTGACGAAAGCAGATATCGTAGATGTAATAGCATCAGGAACCGGGCTTACGAAAGTTGAAACTGAGGCAGTCGTCGATGGATTCATTCAGACCGTCATCGCTTCGCTGCGTGATGGAAAGAATATTGAGATCCGCGGGTTTGGGAGTTTTAAGGTGAAGAAACGAAAAGGGAGAATGGCGAGAAATCCTCGGACCGGCGAACAAGTGCCTGTTCAGGATCATTATGTTCCGATCTTCAAAGTTTCAAAAGAATTGAAATCTGTGGTGAATGAAAATTTAATGAAAACGCTGGGGTAA
- a CDS encoding tetratricopeptide repeat protein has product MACGITLLVEQQLPLASPIDTKQSKAKRSQTPPWLSAVLIAFGIYALVVIVYEIQQLPSGSVQKNQQQEAHNHTDPAAIETIAQLEKQVTANPASADLSLQLANALHDAKFYPRAIETYKSYLKLEPDNFDARVDLGICYFEMGNFEQAVKEIESVITKQPKHQMAMFNMGIFQLSNQNIAEAKKWLKRCVDLDPQSTAGLRAQQILQQH; this is encoded by the coding sequence TTGGCATGTGGAATTACTCTTTTAGTAGAACAGCAATTGCCTCTTGCATCTCCAATTGATACAAAACAATCGAAAGCAAAGCGTTCGCAAACTCCGCCATGGTTATCGGCGGTGCTAATAGCATTTGGCATTTATGCACTTGTTGTCATTGTCTATGAAATTCAACAACTGCCGTCAGGTTCGGTACAGAAAAACCAGCAGCAGGAAGCACATAATCATACCGATCCTGCAGCGATCGAAACGATAGCGCAGTTAGAGAAGCAAGTGACCGCAAATCCTGCGAGTGCTGATTTGTCATTGCAACTAGCAAATGCACTCCATGATGCAAAATTTTACCCTCGCGCAATTGAGACATACAAATCCTATTTAAAACTGGAACCGGACAATTTCGATGCGAGAGTCGACCTTGGAATCTGTTATTTTGAAATGGGAAATTTCGAACAAGCAGTGAAGGAAATTGAATCGGTAATTACCAAGCAGCCAAAGCATCAAATGGCCATGTTTAACATGGGTATTTTCCAATTAAGCAACCAAAACATTGCAGAAGCAAAAAAATGGCTGAAACGGTGTGTAGATCTTGATCCACAATCAACGGCTGGGCTGCGAGCCCAACAAATCCTTCAACAACATTAA
- a CDS encoding cytochrome c yields MDFLKQIALPQSEAQIGVLHFVMNVIYILLLPFISYLFGALVLSLYHNRKGGKANNPNSIQFSKDVIDHILPNKTILVLFGIVPFMSLTFAYAQLLQGSSAISVSILTWGMLLFAAAAAFASSYHSALKLGGMLDAVSQKNEEIESFQSHMVETRKTSGKYALIFLSAAVYFLFAGISLAANPNHWQSVSNMIELMFSLDVLVKIVQFILLSLTITSLGTLFFTFSWQGGKKHLSADYAEHVKKITLPLGLLSLLAQPVFVVLTVVLTPVSALGGLVFLSAFLVIFFVFLTSHFVYGMMKDFKIGHAGNAFYVFVFAIVFMIVQTTSSLSNSTQQHSALLAHQYTLYHEELLAKLGINLSSVTGEDIFNAKCSACHEFGAKKVGPAYKEVLPKYENDRTKLLSFVLNPQKINPAFPPMPNQGLKPAEADSIAAYIMTMYKQAK; encoded by the coding sequence ATGGATTTTCTGAAACAGATCGCATTACCGCAATCGGAAGCACAGATTGGCGTTCTTCATTTTGTGATGAACGTTATCTACATTCTGCTGCTCCCGTTCATTAGTTACTTGTTCGGTGCTCTTGTCCTTTCTTTATACCACAATCGCAAAGGAGGAAAGGCTAATAATCCGAATTCGATCCAGTTCTCAAAAGATGTCATAGATCATATCCTTCCCAATAAAACCATTTTGGTCTTGTTTGGCATTGTACCGTTTATGTCGTTGACGTTTGCATACGCACAGTTACTGCAGGGTTCTTCGGCAATTAGTGTGAGCATATTAACGTGGGGAATGTTGTTATTTGCTGCGGCAGCAGCGTTTGCATCTTCTTATCATTCGGCGTTGAAATTGGGCGGAATGCTCGATGCTGTATCACAGAAGAATGAAGAAATTGAATCGTTTCAATCTCACATGGTTGAAACACGAAAAACTTCCGGAAAATATGCGTTAATCTTCCTCTCCGCGGCAGTGTATTTCTTATTCGCTGGGATTTCGCTTGCGGCAAATCCTAATCACTGGCAGTCTGTTTCGAATATGATTGAACTGATGTTCTCACTAGATGTGCTTGTGAAGATTGTTCAATTTATTCTTCTATCGTTGACCATTACATCGCTCGGCACTTTATTTTTTACATTTTCTTGGCAGGGAGGGAAGAAACATCTTTCTGCTGACTATGCGGAACACGTAAAAAAAATCACGTTGCCGCTTGGTTTGCTCTCGCTTCTTGCACAGCCGGTGTTTGTTGTGCTTACGGTGGTGTTAACTCCGGTGTCCGCTCTTGGTGGGTTGGTTTTTCTCTCGGCATTTCTTGTGATATTTTTTGTGTTCCTTACCAGCCATTTTGTTTATGGTATGATGAAGGATTTTAAAATCGGTCACGCAGGAAATGCATTCTATGTCTTCGTGTTTGCAATCGTTTTTATGATCGTGCAAACGACCTCATCACTTTCGAATTCTACGCAACAACATTCTGCGTTGTTGGCGCATCAATACACGCTCTACCACGAAGAACTGCTCGCAAAATTGGGGATCAACCTTTCGTCAGTTACCGGAGAAGATATCTTTAATGCAAAATGTTCTGCATGTCATGAGTTTGGTGCAAAAAAGGTTGGGCCGGCGTATAAAGAGGTATTACCGAAATATGAAAATGACAGAACAAAATTATTATCGTTTGTCTTGAACCCGCAAAAAATTAATCCGGCGTTTCCTCCAATGCCGAATCAAGGTTTGAAACCTGCTGAAGCAGATTCAATCGCCGCCTATATTATGACGATGTATAAACAAGCAAAATAA
- a CDS encoding YtxH domain-containing protein: MANNEEDSKTGFLIGFLAGAVVGGIVALLYAPKPGKELRADIKNKAGEAMDSAEEYVSAAKNKAVDIINEGKKKSEVLITEAKKRAESLLGDAEKILTDARSKGHTSEKNKN, encoded by the coding sequence ATGGCAAACAATGAAGAAGATTCAAAAACCGGATTTCTGATTGGTTTCCTTGCCGGTGCCGTCGTTGGCGGTATTGTGGCATTATTATATGCGCCCAAACCGGGAAAAGAACTTCGCGCTGATATCAAAAACAAAGCTGGCGAAGCAATGGATAGCGCTGAAGAATACGTCAGTGCCGCCAAAAATAAGGCAGTGGATATTATCAACGAAGGAAAGAAAAAATCCGAGGTGTTGATTACAGAAGCAAAAAAACGGGCAGAGTCATTGCTTGGCGACGCAGAAAAAATCCTGACGGACGCACGAAGCAAAGGACATACATCCGAAAAAAATAAAAATTAA
- the htpX gene encoding zinc metalloprotease HtpX produces MNTMKTFFLMGVLTVLFVMIGGALGGQSGMTFAFIIAGAMNFVSYWWSDKIVLKMYGAKELMQNDSPELFSMTQELTMRANLPMPKLYMIEGDQPNAFATGRDPQHAAVAVTKGITQLLSRDELRGVISHELAHIKNRDILIGTVAATFAGAISYLANMAQWAMIFGGRSSDDDEGGSPVTGILMMILAPIAAMLVQMAISRSREFLADETGAQMSGNPLPLANALRKLHAGAAQIPMHATPATAHMFIVNPLTGGAFMNLFSTHPPMEERIARLEAMVYGNVIR; encoded by the coding sequence ATGAACACGATGAAAACATTCTTTTTAATGGGTGTTCTCACCGTACTCTTTGTGATGATCGGTGGAGCGCTTGGCGGACAGAGCGGAATGACATTTGCATTTATCATAGCTGGTGCAATGAACTTTGTATCGTATTGGTGGAGCGATAAGATTGTCCTAAAAATGTATGGTGCAAAGGAACTGATGCAGAACGATTCACCGGAACTCTTCAGTATGACACAGGAGTTGACGATGAGAGCTAATCTCCCTATGCCAAAATTGTATATGATAGAAGGAGATCAGCCTAATGCATTTGCGACAGGCCGCGATCCTCAGCATGCAGCGGTGGCAGTGACCAAAGGAATTACACAATTGCTTTCGCGTGATGAATTGCGCGGTGTTATTTCTCATGAACTAGCGCATATCAAGAACCGTGACATCCTTATTGGAACAGTTGCCGCGACATTTGCCGGAGCAATTAGTTATCTGGCAAACATGGCCCAATGGGCGATGATTTTTGGCGGCAGAAGTTCGGACGATGATGAAGGGGGAAGTCCCGTAACGGGAATATTGATGATGATTCTTGCACCAATTGCTGCAATGCTTGTGCAAATGGCCATCTCTCGATCAAGGGAATTTCTTGCAGATGAGACCGGAGCTCAGATGTCGGGTAACCCACTCCCATTGGCAAACGCACTTCGCAAATTGCATGCGGGAGCCGCACAGATACCAATGCATGCGACTCCGGCAACGGCACACATGTTTATTGTTAATCCGTTAACGGGAGGTGCGTTCATGAATTTATTCAGCACACACCCGCCGATGGAAGAACGTATTGCGCGACTAGAGGCAATGGTCTACGGAAACGTAATTCGATAG
- a CDS encoding PepSY-associated TM helix domain-containing protein, with the protein MKRFSWRRVNIVLHRDIGYFSVALVIVYGVSGLAVNHIADWNPNYIQQKEIVSIEPIVSEEKDTIVALAIKRLQLSAPPENYFRPDPETAQLFYSGKTYSIDLPTGTVLIEETRRRMVLFEMNQLHLNAPKGIWTYIADFFALSLIFMGISGLFILKGKTGLWGRGKWFVLAGTALPLGYWIWFQYLQ; encoded by the coding sequence ATGAAGCGATTCTCATGGAGGCGAGTGAATATCGTTCTCCACCGTGATATAGGTTATTTTAGCGTTGCATTAGTGATTGTGTATGGAGTTTCCGGTTTGGCGGTAAATCATATCGCTGATTGGAATCCGAACTATATTCAGCAAAAAGAAATTGTATCGATTGAGCCGATCGTATCCGAAGAGAAGGATACGATTGTAGCTCTCGCAATCAAACGATTACAGTTATCCGCACCTCCCGAAAATTATTTCCGTCCTGACCCGGAAACGGCTCAATTATTTTATTCCGGAAAAACTTATTCCATAGATCTTCCAACAGGCACTGTTCTCATCGAAGAGACCCGAAGAAGAATGGTTCTCTTTGAAATGAACCAACTGCATCTGAATGCTCCCAAAGGAATATGGACGTATATTGCCGATTTTTTTGCATTAAGCCTCATTTTTATGGGTATTTCAGGTCTTTTTATTCTTAAAGGAAAGACCGGGCTTTGGGGAAGAGGGAAATGGTTTGTTTTGGCAGGAACAGCTCTTCCTCTCGGATATTGGATCTGGTTTCAATATCTACAATAA
- the coxB gene encoding cytochrome c oxidase subunit II, with product MFTSASNFTDNVDAVFLYITALSLIVLVGITVAMVYFVFRYSRKRNPVPTHVEENLTLEILWTTIPLILFLSMFYFGWVGYKDMRAIPEDAMKMKVTARMWQWSFEYPNGLKTDTLYVPTGKAVKIDLISTDVNHAFFIPAFRIKKDVYANKKNDIWFRSEKLGRYDIACAEYCGLQHSGMYSAVYIMEQSAFDKWYKDTSVKAGLQPTLVAQVKQ from the coding sequence ATGTTCACGTCGGCGTCAAATTTTACTGATAATGTAGATGCGGTATTTTTGTATATCACAGCGTTGTCATTAATCGTCCTGGTCGGGATTACGGTTGCGATGGTCTATTTTGTTTTCCGTTACAGTAGAAAACGGAATCCCGTTCCGACTCATGTGGAAGAGAATTTAACACTGGAAATTCTTTGGACAACAATTCCGTTGATATTGTTCCTGAGTATGTTCTATTTCGGGTGGGTTGGGTACAAAGATATGCGTGCGATCCCTGAAGATGCCATGAAAATGAAAGTAACAGCTCGTATGTGGCAATGGAGCTTTGAATATCCGAACGGTTTGAAGACTGATACGTTGTATGTGCCAACCGGCAAAGCGGTCAAAATCGATTTAATCTCCACTGATGTGAACCATGCATTTTTTATTCCTGCATTCCGTATTAAAAAAGATGTTTATGCAAATAAGAAGAACGATATCTGGTTCCGGTCAGAGAAACTTGGGCGGTATGATATTGCTTGCGCAGAATATTGCGGCTTGCAACATTCCGGAATGTATTCCGCTGTCTATATTATGGAACAATCGGCATTCGACAAATGGTACAAAGATACATCGGTAAAAGCTGGACTGCAGCCGACGCTTGTCGCTCAGGTCAAACAATAG
- a CDS encoding cytochrome c oxidase subunit 3 family protein: protein MSSTDHAAVHHVHRDDYGSRMGMWLFLFTELILFGGLFIIYAVYRFMHQQEFHIAAQELNTTIGLINTIALLTSSMTAAMSITAIQKGNIRFSKSLIWVTIGFAFVFMVNKYFEWGAKIHHGIYPGSKDLLSKPDGEILYFGLYYVMTGLHTFHVIVGVIFFLFILRQIGQQKITPTKYVRLENSALYWHLVDLIWIFLFPLFYLIH from the coding sequence GTGAGTTCTACAGATCACGCTGCCGTTCATCACGTGCATAGAGACGATTACGGATCACGAATGGGAATGTGGCTTTTCCTGTTTACAGAATTGATCCTGTTCGGTGGTCTCTTTATTATCTATGCCGTTTATCGGTTTATGCATCAGCAGGAATTCCATATTGCTGCGCAAGAATTAAACACAACAATCGGTTTGATTAACACCATTGCATTATTGACCAGCAGTATGACAGCCGCAATGTCCATCACGGCGATTCAAAAAGGAAATATCCGTTTTTCGAAATCGTTGATCTGGGTGACAATCGGTTTTGCCTTTGTCTTTATGGTGAACAAATATTTCGAATGGGGAGCAAAGATCCATCATGGAATTTATCCCGGTTCAAAAGATCTTCTGAGTAAACCGGATGGCGAAATTCTCTATTTCGGTCTGTATTACGTGATGACAGGATTGCATACATTCCACGTTATTGTCGGAGTGATTTTCTTCCTATTCATTCTGCGGCAGATTGGTCAGCAAAAAATTACACCGACAAAGTATGTGCGATTAGAAAACTCCGCATTGTACTGGCACTTGGTTGATCTGATTTGGATCTTCCTTTTCCCATTATTCTATTTGATACACTAA
- a CDS encoding TerC family protein translates to MEQSTLMWVLFNGFVLAMLTLDLGVFHKKAHEVKMKEALTWSAVWIACALIFNTLIYYYWDWMAPGSEYANKDAALAFLTGYLIEKSLSVDNVFVFLMIFTYFQVPRLYQHKVLFWGILGALLMRAMFIFAGVSLITSFHWMIYLFGALLIFTGINMALQKDKKLQPEKNPVIRLFKKWFPVTNEYHGDKFFARINKRNVATPMFIVLLVIETTDVIFAVDSIPAILAITNNPFIVYTSNVFAILGLRALYFALAGIMGLFHYLHYGLSVILVFVGGKMMLVDFIKIPVEMSLLVVLAILIISVIISKLYPPKVKVV, encoded by the coding sequence ATGGAACAATCGACTTTAATGTGGGTTCTCTTTAACGGATTTGTGCTTGCAATGCTTACGCTTGATCTTGGTGTGTTTCATAAAAAGGCGCACGAAGTAAAAATGAAAGAGGCACTAACCTGGAGCGCAGTCTGGATTGCATGTGCATTGATCTTCAATACACTGATTTATTATTATTGGGATTGGATGGCTCCGGGAAGTGAGTATGCTAATAAGGATGCTGCATTGGCATTTTTAACCGGTTATCTCATTGAAAAATCTCTAAGCGTTGATAATGTTTTCGTTTTTTTGATGATCTTTACCTATTTCCAAGTGCCGAGATTATACCAACATAAGGTATTATTTTGGGGAATCCTCGGTGCATTGCTTATGAGAGCGATGTTCATCTTTGCCGGAGTGTCGTTAATTACATCATTCCACTGGATGATCTACCTGTTTGGTGCATTGTTGATCTTTACCGGTATCAATATGGCATTACAAAAAGATAAAAAACTTCAACCGGAAAAAAATCCTGTGATTCGATTATTTAAAAAATGGTTTCCGGTAACGAATGAATATCACGGAGACAAGTTTTTTGCTAGGATCAATAAACGGAATGTTGCAACGCCAATGTTTATTGTATTGTTGGTGATTGAAACAACCGATGTAATCTTTGCTGTCGATTCAATTCCGGCTATTCTGGCAATTACGAATAATCCTTTCATCGTTTATACATCCAATGTGTTTGCCATCCTCGGACTTCGCGCGTTATATTTTGCGCTCGCTGGGATTATGGGTTTGTTCCATTATCTTCATTATGGATTGTCCGTTATTTTGGTTTTTGTTGGTGGGAAAATGATGTTAGTGGACTTTATCAAGATACCGGTTGAAATGTCGTTACTTGTAGTTTTGGCAATTCTTATCATTTCAGTAATCATTTCTAAGTTGTATCCCCCCAAAGTTAAAGTAGTCTAA